Proteins from a genomic interval of Crassostrea angulata isolate pt1a10 chromosome 7, ASM2561291v2, whole genome shotgun sequence:
- the LOC128155938 gene encoding uncharacterized protein LOC128155938 yields MHVAVCFRAFLLITLYGSGSSSLEWTLQSFLGHSHNLYCDDLTTNITAPEIGHWILPSGIPAEADGRHYEIVTKFNIRGYILQVTNITREMSGVYICEIRRADGTTRTRVLRGLNLSGPKFHHWLDKYTNNFIRGAVAAACLLVPMLSVCFVQKYRYRTEEELVNSNGSQTSAAYRNEAFDDIEKKSDIIDTRM; encoded by the coding sequence ATGCATGTTGCAGTGTGTTTCCGTgcatttcttttaataactCTTTACGGATCTGGTTCGTCCTCTTTGGAATGGACTTTACAATCTTTTCTGGGGCACTCACATAACCTATATTGTGACGACCTGACCACTAACATCACGGCACCGGAGATCGGCCATTGGATCCTTCCATCCGGGATACCTGCAGAGGCGGATGGTCGCCATTATGAAATTGTCACCAAATTCAACATCCGCGGCTACATCCTGCAGGTTACTAACATCACACGGGAAATGAGCGGTGTTTACATTTGCGAAATCCGGCGAGCAGACGGTACCACGCGAACACGAGTTTTGCGCGGTTTGAATCTGTCTGGACCAAAATTCCACCACTGGTTGGACAAGTACACCAATAATTTCATACGAGGTGCCGTTGCTGCAGCGTGTTTGTTGGTCCCAATGCTGTCCGTGTGCTTCGTTCAAAAGTATCGCTATAGAACAGAGGAAGAACTGGTTAATAGCAACGGCTCCCAAACGTCAGCAGCCTATAGAAACGAAGCTTTTGATGACATTGAAAAGAAATCTGACATTATTGATACTAGAATGTAA
- the LOC128155502 gene encoding protein transport protein Sec61 subunit beta-like, with translation MPAPASSTSVGAGRSPSSKSVSPRSGGGSTVRQRKTPSSGGAKKAVAGGGSGAGMWRFYTEDSPGIKVGPVPVLVMSLIFIASVFMLHIWGKYTRG, from the exons ATG CCAGCACCAGCAAGTTCCACTTCAGTAGGAGCAGGGCGTAGTCCGTCCTCTAAATCTGTCAGTCCTCGATCCGGTGGCGGGTCAACAGTCAGACAGAG GAAAACCCCATCTTCAGGTGGTGCCAAAAAAGCAGTAGCAGGTGGTGGCAGTGGTGCTGGAATGTGGAGATTCTACACAGAAGACTCACCTGGAATTAAAGT aGGCCCAGTTCCAGTTCTTGTAATGAGCTTGATATTCATTGCCTCTGTGTTCATGTTACACATATGGGGAAAATACACGAGGGGTTGA